One Luteibacter sp. 9135 DNA segment encodes these proteins:
- a CDS encoding pentapeptide repeat-containing protein produces MNERIGTESDFYLKAFQGLDYAESTLASLTFEECTFTRCAFSEATFDHCKFIDCTFAACDLSNMKIKASKFQGVTFNECKVIGVDWTRADWPRYAAPAKLAFRKSVVNYSSFFDLNLQELVLEECKVRNVDLRQGDFCRANFTYSDFAESLFGKTKLIGADFTEATNYVMDIRENQVKGAKFTRTEAAGLLHGLGIELVD; encoded by the coding sequence ATGAACGAACGTATCGGCACGGAAAGCGATTTTTACCTCAAGGCATTCCAAGGCCTGGACTATGCCGAAAGCACCCTCGCCTCGCTCACCTTCGAGGAATGCACGTTCACCCGCTGCGCCTTCAGCGAGGCAACGTTCGACCATTGCAAGTTCATCGACTGCACCTTCGCCGCGTGCGACCTGAGCAACATGAAGATCAAGGCCAGCAAGTTCCAGGGCGTGACGTTCAACGAATGCAAGGTCATCGGCGTGGACTGGACCCGCGCCGACTGGCCACGCTATGCCGCGCCGGCCAAGCTCGCTTTCCGCAAGTCGGTGGTGAACTACTCGTCATTTTTTGACCTCAACCTGCAGGAGCTGGTGCTTGAAGAGTGCAAGGTCCGCAACGTCGACCTTCGGCAGGGCGATTTCTGTCGGGCCAACTTCACTTACTCCGATTTTGCCGAAAGCCTGTTCGGTAAAACGAAACTGATCGGCGCGGACTTCACCGAAGCCACCAACTACGTCATGGACATTCGCGAGAACCAGGTCAAGGGGGCGAAGTTCACGCGCACGGAAGCGGCCGGACTACTGCACGGCTTGGGCATCGAGCTTGTGGATTGA